The Radiobacillus deserti genomic interval ATAATGGAATCTACCTTGCATTGCGATGACAAATTGACCTTCTAAACTTCCTAATACTAGTTGTCCTTTATGACCGGAAACGGTAGATACAGGAAAATGCGGGATATCTTGATACGGAATGGCTACAGGATTTTGAATATCTTCAGCTAAAACGCCCAAACCTGAACCTAGGACCAGACCAATCTTCGGAGCTTGATCGACTTGCTTTAAAATATAATCCTTTGCTTCAACTAAATGAGTCATATTGTTTTCCCCCTATTTCAATTCTTTCAAAAAGCTTTTTCCATGTTCTGGTGCTTGTATGTTAAAGTTTTCTGCGACAGTAGCAGCAATATCGGCAAAGGTTTGACGAATAGGTAGCTCCTTACCGCTTTCAAATGCTTTCGAATAGACAAGCAATGGGACGTATTCTCGTGTATGATCTGTCCCATGATGGACAGGGTCGTTCCCATGATCTGCAGTGATGATTAACAAATCCTCTTCATTTAAATTTTCAAGCAATTCTGGTAGTTGAGTATCATAGGTTTCCAATGCTTCCCCATAGCCCTGAGGATCTCGTCTATGCCCATATTTTGCATCAAAATCTACTAAATTTAAAAAGCTAATCCCTTGAAAATCATCTTTTGTTGTTTGAACGATTTGTACCATTCCATCATCGTTGTCTTTTGTGCGAATCGATTTTGTTACTCCTTCTCCATCGTATATATCAGAAATTTTCCCGATAGCGATTACATCTAATCCGGCATCTTTTAGTTCGTTCATTGTTGTACGTCCAAATGGTTTTAAAGCATAGTCGTGGCGGTTTGATGTTCTCTCAAAAGCGCCAGGTTCTCCTACAAATGGTCTAGCAATAACACGCCCCACCATATATTTTTCATCAAGTGTTAATTCACGGGCAATCTCACAAATTCTATACTGCTCTTCAATCGGAATAATCTCCTCATGGGCTGCGATTTGTAAAACAGAATCAGCGGAGGTGTACACGATTAAAGCCCCTGATTCCATATGTTCTTTTCCTAATTCTTTAATAATCTCGGTTCCAGACGCGGGTTTGTTACCGATAATTTTACGTCCAGTTTTTTCTTCCAACTCTTGGAGAAGCTCATTTGGGAATCCATCTGGGAATGTACGGAATGGTTGTTCAATGTGTAACCCCATAATCTCCCAATGACCTGTCATCGTATCTTTTCCATTTGAGGCTTCTTGCATTTTGGTATAAAAAGCGGCAGGTTTATCCGCTTTAGGAACTCCTTTAATTTCTCGGATATTACTAAGCCCAAGCTTTGCCATGTTCGGCATCTTTAAGCCTTGCATATGCTCTGCGATATGTCCAAGTGTATCAGCTCCTAAATCTCCAAAATCTGCGGCATCCGGAGCCTCTCCGATTCCAACTGAATCCATTACAATAATGAATATTCGTTTAAAAGACATGTTTATTTCCTCCTATGTATCATTTCTTTATTTACTTTTCCAATCTTTCTCTATAATATCACAAATTTCGTTGTTGTATGATGTCAGACCTCTTTAACTACCATTCACCCTTCGCCTAAGCTCTTGGGTGATAGGACTTATAAATATCCTTTATTCGTGATTTTGAAACATGTGTATAGATTTGAGTTGTAGAGATATCAGCATGGCCGAGCATTTCTTGAACAGAGCGTAAATCAGCCCCATTTTCAAGTAAATGCGTAGCAAAAGAGTGCCGAAGCGTATGCGGTGTAATCTCTTTTTTAATCCCGGCATCTTTGGCAATTCCTTTTAATATCTTCCAAAATCCTTGTCTAGTTAACGGCTTACCGT includes:
- the deoB gene encoding phosphopentomutase; this translates as MSFKRIFIIVMDSVGIGEAPDAADFGDLGADTLGHIAEHMQGLKMPNMAKLGLSNIREIKGVPKADKPAAFYTKMQEASNGKDTMTGHWEIMGLHIEQPFRTFPDGFPNELLQELEEKTGRKIIGNKPASGTEIIKELGKEHMESGALIVYTSADSVLQIAAHEEIIPIEEQYRICEIARELTLDEKYMVGRVIARPFVGEPGAFERTSNRHDYALKPFGRTTMNELKDAGLDVIAIGKISDIYDGEGVTKSIRTKDNDDGMVQIVQTTKDDFQGISFLNLVDFDAKYGHRRDPQGYGEALETYDTQLPELLENLNEEDLLIITADHGNDPVHHGTDHTREYVPLLVYSKAFESGKELPIRQTFADIAATVAENFNIQAPEHGKSFLKELK